In one Methanobrevibacter sp. genomic region, the following are encoded:
- a CDS encoding helix-turn-helix domain-containing protein, whose amino-acid sequence MVNVVNKGLKVELLPDKNMTQVLNQNIGNARFIWNNMLSRYNYLYNLFSFHGCPLNPNIKNLNAILKMLKQENSFLREGESTSQQ is encoded by the coding sequence ATGGTTAATGTTGTTAATAAAGGTTTAAAAGTGGAACTTCTTCCGGATAAAAACATGACACAGGTATTGAATCAAAATATTGGTAATGCTCGTTTTATTTGGAATAATATGCTTTCCAGATACAATTATTTGTATAATTTGTTTTCATTTCATGGCTGTCCTTTAAATCCTAACATTAAAAATTTAAATGCTATTTTAAAGATGTTAAAACAGGAAAATAGTTTTTTACGTGAAGGAGAGTCCACCAGTCAGCAGC